Proteins co-encoded in one Gossypium arboreum isolate Shixiya-1 chromosome 11, ASM2569848v2, whole genome shotgun sequence genomic window:
- the LOC108471898 gene encoding putative disease resistance protein At3g14460 isoform X1, which translates to MGNLVNLHYFDIRGANSIERIPFRIGKLTNLQRVSNFIIGEGEGHSIRELKYLSNLKGDFCLSGLENVKGEDAGEAKLNEKQGIDRLVLEWSRDFRKDTREKEVEEWVLDSLHPSKKLEQLVIQNYGGSKFSAWIADSSFKNMLSLELHDCKNCKSLPSIGRLLLLKDLSISGLDQVHKIGAELFGENQSNAFASLESLCFGNMLKWEEWDLCEDDEQVSKFPSLRFLSIRECPLLLGRLPTILQSLQKLEIYECKRLLVSISSFPLLCELSVIGCEELVDEGSLSVQKVTSLKNVSLSNISKFNISAERMMLRFAKSEKFVISCWEELGSLSQNGLSLVGHRIITIADCPQLVFLETEERLQLDKIPGVESLEIRDCERLNRLPKVLHAFPFITRIQLQNCPALVCFAERNFPPALKELRIVNCVNLQYLVDEKENNNKSMCSNTCLLERLEIVLCPSLMRLSSRGDICNRLQHLDISYSPKLSSLFLNAKLPVMLKKLYIGACPVLECIAQDFRETTDLESICIWSAHKIKSLPRGLDKLSHLQEIQLISFPNLVSFEEIGLPTTNLRVLTISSCENFGSLFKCINNFTSLRKLKVWECSADISFPEEGFPTNLTSLAISNAPKIYTSLVEWGFNRLTSLEDLDISGEGCSGVVSFPDEAIGMMLPPSLTNISIRRFQNLEFMCSKGLQHLTSLQLLGIFDCPKLASLPEKDMLLSLERLYISNCPSLEEGCSRGKGREWSKISHIPCVQINYKTVIPRELH; encoded by the coding sequence ATGGGAAATCTTGTCAACTTGCATTATTTTGATATCAGAGGTGCGAACTCAATAGAAAGGATTCCTTTTAGAATTGGTAAGCTAACGAATCTTCAAAGGGTATCAAATTTTATCATAGGGGAAGGTGAGGGACATAGTATCAGAGAATTGAAATATTTGTCAAACCTCAAAGGTGATTTTTGTCTTTCTGGGTTGGAGAATGTTAAGGGTGAAGATGCAGGGGAAGCCAAGTTAAATGAGAAGCAGGGGATTGATCGATTGGTACTGGAATGGAGTCGAGACTTTCGGAAAGATACAAGGGAAAAAGAAGTTGAAGAATGGGTGTTAGACTCTCTTCATCCTTCGAAAAAGCTTGAGCAACTCGTCATTCAGAATTATGGTGGTTCAAAATTCTCTGCTTGGATTGCAGATTCTTCCTTCAAGAATATGTTGTCACTGGAGCTTCACGACTGTAAAAATTGCAAATCTCTACCATCGATTGGAAGGTTGTTGTTGTTAAAAGATCTTTCAATTAGTGGTTTGGATCAAGTACATAAGATTGGTGCTGAGTTGTTTGGAGAAAATCAATCAAATGCTTTTGCATCATTAGAGTCTCTGTGTTTCGGTAATATGCTGAAGTGGGAGGAGTGGGACCTATGTGAAGATGATGAGCAAGTATCGAAATTCCCCAGTCTTCGTTTTCTTTCAATCAGAGAATGTCCTCTATTGCTGGGAAGGTTGCCAACCATCCTTCAATCCTTGCAGAAACTTGAAATCTATGAGTGTAAGAGACTGCTAGTTTCAATTTCAAGTTTTCCCTTGCTGTGTGAATTAAGCGTTATAGGGTGTGAGGAATTGGTGGATGAAGGTTCTTTGTCTGTACAAAAGGTTACCTCTTTGAAAAATGTGTCTCTTTCAAATATTTCAAAGTTTAATATTTCAGCAGAGAGGATGATGTTGAGATTTGCAAAGTCCGAAAAATTCGTGATCTCTTGTTGGGAGGAGTTGGGATCTTTATCCCAAAATGGGTTAAGCTTAGTTGGGCATCGTATTATTACGATTGCGGATTGTCCCCAATTGGTCTTTTTGGAAACAGAGGAGAGATTGCAACTTGACAAGATTCCAGGTGTTGAATCTCTGGAAATAAGGGATTGTGAAAGGCTCAATAGACTCCCAAAAGTATTACATGCTTTCCCATTCATTACAAGAATACAACTTCAAAACTGTCCAGCCTTGGTTTGTTTTGCAGAGAGGAACTTTCCTCCTGCTTTAAAAGAGCTGAGGATTGTGAATTGCGTGAATTTGCAATATTTGgttgatgaaaaagaaaataataataagagtaTGTGTAGCAACACTTGTCTTCTTGAGCGCTTAGAAATAGTCCTCTGTCCATCTCTAATGAGGTTATCATCAAGGGGCGATATATGCAATCGTCTTCAACATCTCGACATTAGCTATTCTCCAAAGCTAAGTAGCTTATTTTTAAATGCCAAGTTACCCGTAATGCTTAAAAAGCTATATATTGGAGCTTGTCCAGTGTTGGAATGCATTGCCCAAGACTTCCGTGAAACCACTGATCTCGAAAGCATTTGTATTTGGAGTGCtcacaaaattaaatcattaccGCGGGGATTAGACAAGCTCAGCCATCTTCAGGAGATTCAATTAATTTCGTTTCCAAATCTGGTTTCATTTGAAGAAATTGGGTTGCCCACCACAAATCTCAGAGTACTCACGATTTCCAGTTGTGAAAATTTTGGATCCCTTTTCAAGTGCATCAACAATTTCACCTCCCTTCGTAAATTAAAGGTGTGGGAGTGTTCGGCTGACATATCCTTTCCAGAAGAGGGCTTCCCTACCAACCTCACATCACTTGCAATCTCAAACGCACCCAAAATTTATACATCACTTGTTGAATGGGGATTTAACAGACTCACCTCTCTTGAAGACCTCGACATCAGCGGTGAAGGATGCTCAGGTGTGGTGTCATTTCCAGACGAAGCGATAGGAATGATGCTGCCACCTTCTCTCACCAATATCAGCATCCGTAGATTTCAAAATTTGGAATTCATGTGCTCCAAGGGCTTACAACACCTCACCTCTCTTCAACTATTGGGCATCTTTGATTGTCCTAAGCTCGCCTCTCTTCCAGAAAAAGATATGCTTCTCTCGCTTGAGAGGCTATATATTTCCAATTGCCCGTCGCTAGAAGAAGGGTGCAGTAGGGGTAAAGGACGAGAGTGGTCCAAGATTTCCCACATACCTTGTGTTCAAATTAATTATAAAACAGTCATCCCGAGGGAATTACATTGA
- the LOC128284001 gene encoding putative disease resistance RPP13-like protein 1, whose product MDIPSSKKLEKIIRRCNGLPLAVKAIGSLLRIVKYHGEWERIYESEIWNLPEEQCGIIPALRLSYHHLPSYLKRCFAYCSILPKDNEFEEEEMILLWRAEEGDRQQKFSNRTRHSSYIAGVYDTVKKFEAFDQVKSLRTFLPSQLSRDRKLYLTNVVLVDFLPKLGYLRVLSLSGYAITELPDVFHASKFTSKMENLVNLHYLDIRGEGDGCHIRDLKYLSNLKGDFRLSGLENVNGKDAGEAKLIEKQGIDQLNYGGAKFSTWIADPSFKNMLSLELHDCKNCESLPSIGRLLLLKDLSISGLDQVHKIGAELFGENQSNAFAALESLRFGNMLNWEEWDLCEDDEQVSKFPGLRFLSIREYPLLLGRLPAILQSLQKLEIFECKRLLVSISSFPLLCELRVNGCELVDEGSLSVQRVTSLKYVSRSYISKFNISAERIMLRSANSETFNIYGWKELGSLSQNGLSIVGHRFITFRNCPQLVSLETEEERFQLDKIPGVESLDIRACERHNRLPKVLHAFPLITRIELEECPGLVCFAESNFPPALKELRIL is encoded by the exons ATGGACATCCCTAGTTCAAAGAAATTGGAGAAAATTATTAGAAGGTGCAATGGCTTACCTTTGGCTGTAAAAGCTATTGGAAGCTTGCTACGCATAGTTAAATATCACGGAGAATGGGAAAGAATATATGAGAGTGAGATATGGAACTTACCAGAAGAGCAGTGTGGCATAATTCCAGCTTTGCGATTAAGCTACCATCATCTTCCGTCATACTTGAAACGATGTTTTGCATATTGCTCCATACTTCCTAAAGATAATgaatttgaagaagaagaaatgatcTTGTTATGGAGAGCAGAAG AGGGTGATAGGCAACAGAAGTTCTCAAATCGCACTCGACATTCGTCTTATATTGCTGGTGTATATGACACGGTGAAGAAGTTCGAAGCATTTGATCAAGTGAAATCATTACGTACTTTCCTACCTTCACAATTGTCACGTGATCGGAAGCTTTATTTAACTAATGTTGTTTTGGTTGATTTTTTGCCAAAACTTGGCTACCTAAGGGTGCTTTCTTTGAGTGGGTATGCCATCACTGAGTTGCCTGAT GTGTTCCATGCTTCAAAGTTTACTTCAAAGATGGAAAATCTTGTCAACTTGCATTATCTTGATATTAGAG GGGAAGGTGATGGTTGTCATATTAGAGATTTGAAATATTTGTCAAACCTCAAAGGTGATTTCCGTCTTTCTGGGTTGGAGAATGTTAATGGTAAAGATGCAGGGGAAGCCAAGTTAATTGAGAAGCAGGGGATTGATCAATTG AATTATGGTGGTGCAAAATTCTCTACTTGGATTGCAGATCCTTCCTTCAAGAATATGTTGTCATTGGAGCTTCACGACTGTAAAAATTGCGAATCTCTACCATCGATTGGAAGGTTGTTGTTGTTAAAAGATCTTTCAATTAGTGGCCTGGATCAAGTACATAAGATTGGTGCTGAGTTGTTTGGAGAAAATCAATCAAATGCTTTTGCAGCATTAGAGTCTCTGCGTTTTGGCAATATGCTAAATTGGGAGGAGTGGGACCTATGTGAAGATGATGAGCAAGTATCGAAATTCCCCGGCCTCCGTTTTCTTTCAATCAGAGAATATCCTCTATTGTTGGGAAGGTTGCCAGCTATCCTTCAATCCTTGCAGAAACTTGAAATCTTTGAGTGTAAGAGACTGCTAGTTTCAATTTCAAGTTTTCCCTTGCTGTGTGAATTAAGGGTTAATGGGTGTGAATTGGTGGATGAAGGTTCTTTGTCTGTACAGAGGGTTACCTCTTTGAAATATGTGTCTCGTTCATATATTTCAAAGTTTAATATTTCAGCAGAGAGGATAATGTTGAGATCTGCAAACTCTGAAACATTCAACATCTATGGTTGGAAGGAGTTGGGCTCTTTATCGCAAAATGGGTTAAGCATAGTTGGGCATCGTTTCATCACGTTTCGGAATTGTCCCCAGTTGGTCTCTTTGGAAACAGAGGAGGAGAGATTTCAACTTGACAAGATTCCAGGTGTTGAATCTCTAGACATAAGGGCTTGTGAAAGGCACAATAGACTACCAAAAGTCTTACATGCTTTCCCATTGATTACGAGAATAGAACTTGAAGAGTGTCCAGGCTTGGTTTGTTTTGCAGAGAGTAACTTCCCTCCTGCTTTAAAAGAGCTGAGGATT TTATGA